From one Lycium ferocissimum isolate CSIRO_LF1 chromosome 5, AGI_CSIRO_Lferr_CH_V1, whole genome shotgun sequence genomic stretch:
- the LOC132056520 gene encoding beta-carotene hydroxylase 1, chloroplastic-like → MAAGISGIATSRTFCLQPNTFLGPKPASTAPPVLFFSPLTRNFGTILRSQEKPRLKVCFVLAEDGKLDARKTEIETIKDEIEAEINEEKSLAARLAEKLARKKSERFTYLVAAVMSSLGITSMAVLAVYYRFSWQMEGGEVPFSEMFGTFALSFGAAVGMEYWARWAHRALWHASLWHMHESHHRPREGPFELNDVFAIINAVPAIALLSYGFFHKGLIPGLCFGAGLGITVFGMAYMFVHDGLVHKRFSVGPIANVPYFRRVAAAHQLHHSEKFDGVPYGLFLGPKELEEVGGLEELEKEVNRRVKISKGL, encoded by the exons ATGGCTGCCGGAATTTCAGGCATTGCTACCTCCCGAACGTTTTGTCTCCAGCCCAACACGTTTCTAGGCCCAAAACCCGCCTCAACTGCCCCGCCAGTTCTGTTCTTCTCTCCGTTAACTCGCAATTTTGGCACAATTTTGCGGTCTCAAGAAAAGCCCAGGTTGAAGGTTTGTTTTGTGCTGGCTGAGGATGGGAAATTGGATGCTAGGAAAACTGAGATTGAAACAATAAAGGATGAGATAGAAGCAGAGATTAATGAAGAGAAGAGTTTAGCTGCCCGGCTGGCGGAAAAATTGGCGAGGAAAAAATCGGAGAGGTTTACTTATCTTGTGGCTGCTGTAATGTCAAGTTTGGGAATTACTTCTATGGCTGTATTGGCTGTTTATTACAGATTTTCATGGCAAATGGAG GGCGGAGAAGTGCCTTTTTCTGAAATGTTTGGTACATTCGCTCTCTCGTTTGGCGCTGCC GTAGGAATGGAGTACTGGGCGAGATGGGCTCATAGAGCGCTGTGGCATGCTTCTTTATGGCACATGCACGAG TCACACCATAGACCAAGAGAAGGACCATTCGAGTTGAACGATGTTTTTGCAATAATTAACGCTGTTCCAGCTATAGCTCTTCTTTCATACGGTTTCTTCCACAAAGGTCTCATCCCTGGACTCTGTTTCGGCGCG GGGCTAGGGATTACAGTATTTGGGATGGCCTACATGTTCGTTCACGATGGACTGGTTCACAAGAGATTCTCCGTGGGGCCCATTGCCAACGTACCTTATTTTCGGAGGGTAGCTGCAGCACATCAG CTTCATCACTCGGAGAAATTTGATGGTGTCCCATATGGCTTGTTCCTAGGACCTAAG GAATTGGAAGAAGTAGGAGGACTTGAAGAGTTGGAAAAGGAAGTCAACCGAAGAGTTAAAATTTCTAAGGGATTATGA
- the LOC132056521 gene encoding septum site-determining protein minD homolog, chloroplastic — MLSLRPLSNPKPSSLYSSSFTPPNPLSPKTLKPIPPSSKPSRNFYPSIHSILQYSRKPQLAGNTPRVVVITSGKGGVGKTTTTANIGLSLARLGFSVVAIDCDVGLRNLDLLLGLENRVNYTVVEVLNGDCRLDQALVRDKRWSNFELLCISKPRSKLPMGFGGKALVWLVDALKARDEGVPDFIIIDCPAGIDAGFITAITPANEAVLVTTPDITSLRDADRVTGLLECDGIRDIKMMVNRVRTDMIKGEDMMSVLDVQEMLGLPLLGVIPEDSEVIRSTNRGYPLVLNKPPALAGLAFEQAAWRLVEQDSMETVMLEEEPKKRGFFSFFGR, encoded by the coding sequence ATGTTATCTCTCCGACCACTCTCCAACCCTAAACCCTCCTCTCTCTACTCTTCCTCATTTACCCCTCCCAATCCCTTATCTCCCAAAACCCTAAAACCCATTCCCCCCTCCTCCAAACCTTCTAGAAACTTCTACCCTTCCATCCATTCAATCCTCCAATACAGCCGCAAACCTCAACTCGCAGGAAACACCCCAAGAGTCGTCGTTATTACCTCCGGCAAAGGCGGCGTCGGTAAGACAACAACCACCGCAAATATCGGTCTCTCCTTAGCCCGTCTAGGGTTCTCAGTCGTCGCTATTGACTGCGATGTTGGTCTTCGCAATCTTGACCTCTTATTGGGCCTCGAAAACCGGGTTAATTACACCGTTGTCGAGGTTTTAAATGGGGATTGTAGACTTGATCAGGCTCTTGTACGTGATAAACGTTGGTCTAATTTCGAGTTGCTTTGTATTTCTAAACCTAGATCTAAATTGCCAATGGGGTTTGGTGGGAAAGCATTGGTTTGGTTAGTTGATGCTTTAAAAGCTCGCGATGAAGGTGTGCCTGATTTTATAATTATTGATTGTCCAGCTGGCATTGATGCTGGGTTTATAACGGCTATAACTCCGGCGAATGAGGCTGTGTTAGTGACAACACCGGATATTACGAGCTTAAGGGATGCTGATAGAGTGACGGGGTTGTTGGAATGTGATGGAATTAGGGATATTAAGATGATGGTGAATAGGGTTCGAACGGATATGATTAAAGGGGAAGATATGATGTCTGTATTGGATGTGCAAGAAATGTTGGGGCTTCCATTGTTGGGAGTAATACCTGAGGATTCCGAAGTTATTAGAAGTACTAATAGAGGTTATCCACTTGTGTTGAACAAGCCACCAGCTTTGGCAGGTCTTGCATTTGAACAAGCAGCTTGGAGGTTGGTTGAGCAAGATAGTATGGAGACTGTAATGTTGGAGGAGGAGCCAAAGAAACGAGGGTTTTTCTCGTTTTTCGGAAGGTAG
- the LOC132057654 gene encoding LOW QUALITY PROTEIN: uncharacterized protein LOC132057654 (The sequence of the model RefSeq protein was modified relative to this genomic sequence to represent the inferred CDS: substituted 1 base at 1 genomic stop codon) — MVPPAIKSPLNYSARNYSYSQAITLTNASAWQGYEVSGSDMIWKDAMEALKEAGAQLYIGHSXLNLRKYNGSVPDALVMSSAIPGGNVEILQAESVGEPVYKRGTWLGRITESYNLIAVSGSHGKSTTAIMLAYFLNAMGDDFTAVIGAWVPQLVARNIVCGTGCNFGLEADEYDCCFLGVKPQIAVVTNIDWEHVDMFQDEAAVKTIFGKFIGQIRVGGHFILCGDTYILLNFLPSPGARSLVNKTGAGSALSVLRNDAFQFSTFGISSCNDWHALSISLNLCGGSDYQLFHKGLHTEDISLQMPGIHNVLNSLAVIATISALSADQKKFLSSIVSLQLHKQNFRGVSRRFERIGTVRGCHISDDYAHHPTEIRAVLQAARQSFPYQELIVIFQPHTYSRLAALKDDFAIAFTNADRVVVTEIYAARETNMWKISGSDLAISIVGPPSEFIPSLIQVLEMLVVQISKDPDHETVILTLGAGDVTSVGRKLLIELQQRLL; from the exons ATGGTACCACCGGCAATAAAGTCACCGTTGAATTACTCAGCAAGAAATTACAGTTATTCTCAGGCAATTACTCTCACAAATGCTTCAGCTTGGCAA GGTTATGAGGTCAGTGgttctgatatgatatggaaAGATGCTATGGAAGCATTGAAAGAAGCCGGTGCCCAACTGTATATAGGCCATTCTTAGCTCAATCTGAGAAAGTATAATGGTTCAGTGCCTGATGCCCTTGTTATGTCGAGTGCGATTCCTGGAGGCAATGTGGAGATTTTACAAGCCGAGTCTGTTGGGGAACCTGT GTACAAGCGAGGAACTTGGTTGGGCAGGATCACTGAAAGCTACAACCTCATTGCTGTCAGTGGTAGCCATG GGAAGAGTACCACAGCTATTATGCTTGCTTATTTCTTAAATGCAATGGGGGATGATTTTACAGCTGTAATTGGGGCTTGGGTACCACAG CTTGTTGCAAGAAACATTGTCTGTGGAACTGGTTGCAACTTTGGATTGGAG GCTGATGAATATGACTGTTGCTTCCTTGGAGTAAAACCTCAAATAGCTGTGGTAACAAATATAGATTGGGAACATGTAGACATGTTTCAAGACGAG GCAGCAGTTAAAACTATTTTCGGGAAGTTCATTGGACAGATAAGGGTTGGAGGACATTTCATTTTATGTGGTGATACATATATATTGCTAAATTTCCTTCCAAG TCCGGGTGCACGTTCTTTGGTCAACAAAACGGGCGCAGGCTCTGCTCTTTCAGTTCTTCGCAATGATGCATTCCAGTTTTCAACATTTGGAATTTCTAGTTGTAACGATTGGCATGCCTTATCTATATCCCTAAACTTGTGTGGAGGTAGTGACTATCAGCTG TTCCACAAGGGACTACATACTGAGGACATCAGCCTACAAATGCCGGGAATCCACAATGTTCTTAATTCATTAGCA GTCATTGCAACAATCAGTGCTCTTTCCGCGGATCAGAAAAAGTTTCTTAGTTCCATTGTTTCTTTGCAGCTACACAAGCAAAATTTTAGAGGTGTTTCTAGACGTTTTGAGAGGATAGGTACAGTACGTGGGTGCCATATCTCCGATGACTATGCTCACCATCCCACTGAGATTCGTGCTGTTCTTCAAGCAGCACGCCAGAGTTTTCCATATCAAGAACTTATAGTAATATTTCAACCTCATACATACAG TCGTCTAGCAGCATTGAAAGATGACTTTGCTATTGCATTCACTAATGCGGATAGAGTTGTGGTTACAGAG ATTTATGCAGCTAGAGAAACAAATATGTGGAAGATCAGTGGAAGCGATCTTGCAATATCTATAGTTGGTCCACCATCTGAGTTTATCCCTTCCCTG ATACAAGTGCTGGAAATGCTGGTTGTTCAGATATCCAAGGATCCGGATCATGAAACTGTCATCTTGACCTTAGGGGCAG GAGATGTAACTTCAGTTGGTCGTAAACTACTAATTGAATTGCAGCAGAGACTGCTATAG